Proteins encoded within one genomic window of Erinaceus europaeus chromosome 13, mEriEur2.1, whole genome shotgun sequence:
- the PARS2 gene encoding probable proline--tRNA ligase, mitochondrial — protein MEGLLRRCRGLHTLATCSPQLRGYTPHRLHHCTPGRGRRLTLSTMFQPQNLREDQVLPLDGRSADLTCKSQRLMLQVGLIYPASPGCYHLLPYAVRALEKLVRTIDQEMQAIGGQKVSMPSLSPAELWRATNRWDSMDRELFKLRDRHDKEYCLGPTHEEVVTALVASQKTLSYKQLPFLLYQVTRKFRDEPRPRFGLLRGREFYMKDMYTFDATPEAAQETYGLVCAAYSRLFERLGLRCVQVQADVGSIGGSLSHEFQLPVDVGEDRFAVCASCGFSANVETLDVSQTSCPTCQGSLTETRGVEVGHTFYLGTKYSSVFDAKFTNTHGSVSLVEMGCYGLGVTRILAAAIESFSTEDCIRWPGLLAPYQVCLIPPKKGSIEEAAAELTEHLYDHITEAVPRLRGEVLLDDRTHLTIGKRRKDADKFGYPFVIIAGKRALEDPAHFEVWCQNTGEVVFLSREGVLELLSQVQVV, from the coding sequence ATGGAAGGGCTGCTGAGAAGATGCAGAGGACTGCATACCCTGGCCACCTGCAGCCCCCAGCTCCGGGGCTACACTCCCCACAGGCTTCACCACTGTACCCCAGGCAGAGGGAGGCGCTTGACGCTGTCCACTATGTTCCAGCCACAGAACCTTCGGGAAGACCAGGTGCTCCCACTGGACGGCAGGTCTGCAGACCTCACCTGTAAGAGCCAGCGGCTGATGCTGCAGGTGGGCCTGATCTACCCTGCGAGCCCCGGGTGCTACCACCTCCTGCCTTATGCCGTCCGTGCCCTGGAGAAGCTGGTGCGCACCATAGACCAGGAGATGCAGGCTATCGGGGGGCAGAAGGTCAGCATGCCCAGCCTCAGCCCGGCAGAACTCTGGCGGGCCACCAACCGCTGGGACTCGATGGACAGAGAGCTGTTCAAGCTTAGGGACAGACATGACAAGGAATACTGCTTAGGACCCACCCACGAGGAAGTCGTCACAGCCCTGGTGGCCTCCCAGAAGACCCTGTCCTACAAGCAGCTGCCCTTCCTGCTATACCAGGTGACAAGGAAGTTTCGGGACGAGCCCAGGCCCCGCTTTGGCCTTCTGCGCGGCCGCGAGTTCTACATGAAGGACATGTATACTTTCGATGCCACCCCAGAGGCGGCCCAGGAGACCTACGGCCTGGTGTGTGCGGCCTACAGCAGGCTGTTTGAGCGGCTGGGGCTGCGGTGCGTGCAGGTCCAGGCAGATGTGGGCAGCATCGGGGGCTCACTGTCCCACGAGTTCCAGCTGCCTGTGGATGTGGGAGAGGACCGCTTTGCAGTCTGTGCCAGCTGCGGCTTCTCAGCCAATGTGGAGACGTTGGACGTGTCCCAGACCAGCTGCCCTACCTGCCAGGGCTCACTGACTGAGACCAGGGGCGTTGAGGTGGGGCACACGTTTTACCTGGGCACCAAGTACTCTTCCGTTTTTGACGCTAAGTTTACCAACACTCACGGCAGCGTGTCCCTTGTCGAGATGGGGTGCTACGGCTTGGGGGTCACGCGGATCTTGGCCGCTGCCATTGAGAGCTTCTCTACGGAAGACTGCATTCGCTGGCCTGGCCTCCTGGCCCCCTACCAGGTCTGCCTCATCCCTCCTAAGAAGGGTAGCATAGAGGAGGCGGCTGCCGAGCTCACGGAACACCTGTATGACCACATCACCGAGGCGGTGCCCCGGCTGCGCGGGGAGGTCCTGCTAGATGACAGGACCCACCTGACCATCGGGAAGAGGCGGAAAGATGCCGACAAGTTTGGCTACCCCTTTGTGATCATCGCGGGCAAGAGGGCCTTGGAGGACCCTGCCCACTTTGAGGTTTGGTGCCAGAACACTGGGGAGGTGGTCTTCCTCAGCAGAGAAGGAGTTTTGGAATTGCTGAGCCAAGTGCAGGTTGTATGA